A genomic window from Brevibacillus agri includes:
- a CDS encoding ethanolamine ammonia-lyase subunit EutB, whose amino-acid sequence MNTKTTVLGQTYQFRDLKEIFAKANEDKSGDQLAGIAASDSRERVAAKQVLADLTLADIRNNPMLPPEEDEVSRVIEEGINEKIYNEIKNWSVAELREYILSHEAGDNEIKRISRGLSSEMIAATAKLMSNLDLITAAAKIRVVTHCNTAIGQQGVLASRVQPNHPSDSVQGIKASLYEGLSYGIGDAVIGINPVIDTADSVKDILNMTKEVMDKWAIPTQNCVLAHVTTQMRAIRQGAPADLIFQSLAGSEKGNNAFGIDVKLLDEADELMRKEGTSYGPNFWYFETGQGSELSSEAHFGIDQVTMEARCYGLARKYNPFIVNTVVGFIGPEYLYDSRQVIRAGLEDHYMGKMHGLPMGCDVCYTNHMKVDQNDMDNLGILLSAAGVNFVIGVAMADDVMLNYQSTSFHDIAAFREVLGLRPAPAFEKWLEKMGIMENGKLTPIAGDPTIFM is encoded by the coding sequence ATGAACACGAAAACGACTGTGCTTGGACAGACCTATCAATTTCGCGATTTGAAAGAAATTTTCGCGAAGGCAAACGAAGACAAATCCGGCGACCAACTGGCTGGAATCGCCGCTTCCGATTCCCGGGAACGCGTTGCTGCCAAGCAAGTATTGGCTGATCTGACGTTGGCCGACATTCGCAACAACCCCATGCTTCCTCCGGAGGAAGACGAAGTATCCCGCGTCATTGAAGAAGGCATCAACGAAAAAATTTACAACGAAATCAAAAACTGGAGCGTCGCCGAGTTGCGCGAGTACATTTTGAGCCACGAGGCGGGCGACAACGAGATCAAGCGCATCAGCCGCGGCTTGTCCAGCGAAATGATCGCGGCTACCGCTAAGCTGATGAGCAACCTCGACCTGATTACGGCTGCGGCCAAAATTCGCGTGGTGACTCACTGCAATACCGCGATTGGTCAGCAAGGCGTACTGGCATCGCGGGTTCAGCCCAATCACCCGTCCGATAGCGTACAAGGCATCAAGGCATCGCTGTACGAAGGACTCAGCTACGGAATCGGCGACGCGGTAATCGGAATCAACCCGGTTATTGATACAGCGGACAGCGTCAAGGATATTCTCAACATGACCAAAGAGGTAATGGACAAATGGGCGATTCCGACGCAAAACTGTGTACTCGCTCACGTGACCACGCAGATGCGCGCCATCCGTCAGGGGGCGCCTGCCGACCTGATTTTCCAAAGTCTTGCGGGCAGCGAAAAAGGCAACAACGCCTTCGGGATTGACGTCAAGCTGCTGGACGAAGCCGACGAGCTGATGCGCAAGGAAGGCACTTCCTACGGGCCGAACTTCTGGTACTTCGAGACGGGCCAAGGCTCCGAGCTGTCCTCCGAGGCGCACTTCGGCATCGACCAGGTGACGATGGAGGCGCGCTGCTACGGTCTTGCTCGCAAGTACAACCCGTTTATCGTCAATACGGTAGTCGGCTTCATCGGACCGGAATATTTGTACGACAGCCGGCAAGTGATCCGCGCCGGGCTGGAAGACCACTACATGGGCAAAATGCACGGGCTGCCGATGGGCTGCGACGTCTGCTACACAAACCATATGAAGGTTGACCAGAACGATATGGACAATCTCGGAATTTTGCTATCGGCGGCAGGGGTGAACTTTGTCATCGGGGTGGCGATGGCGGACGACGTCATGCTCAACTATCAATCGACCAGCTTCCACGATATTGCCGCGTTCCGCGAGGTTCTCGGCCTCCGTCCGGCACCTGCTTTTGAAAAGTGGCTGGAAAAAATGGGGATCATGGAAAACGGCAAGCTGACGCCAATAGCAGGCGATCCGACAATCTTCATGTAA
- the eutC gene encoding ethanolamine ammonia-lyase subunit EutC, which yields MEQQLDFLVDKVVAELQKKLAELGEKAPEPKAAAAADAKAGAQQEAAPAPMASRPQETHAAPAEPERTAQIPNPKWKEGLDELLASTPARIGVWRTGVRPLTKTMLQLRRDHAAAVDAVYGEVSQEVLDQFSLFTVETQYDNTENYLKRPDMGRVLTEEGVRLLQERCQKKPQVQIVVSDGLSASAVDANLKDVLPSLMDSLKSYGLSCGTPFFVKGGRVASMDHIGEILEPEVLVLLIGERPGLVTAHSMSAYMCYRPRKGMVESERTVISNIHRQGTSPIEAGAHIGTILSKMLEQKASGVKLVL from the coding sequence ATGGAACAACAATTGGATTTTTTGGTAGACAAAGTAGTGGCCGAGCTGCAAAAAAAGCTGGCCGAGCTGGGCGAAAAAGCGCCTGAGCCAAAAGCGGCAGCAGCGGCGGACGCGAAAGCCGGGGCACAGCAGGAAGCAGCTCCGGCACCAATGGCTTCCCGCCCGCAGGAGACACACGCCGCGCCAGCGGAGCCGGAGCGAACAGCGCAAATCCCGAATCCGAAATGGAAGGAAGGGCTGGATGAGTTGTTGGCCAGCACGCCTGCGCGGATCGGCGTATGGCGTACAGGGGTAAGACCGCTGACGAAAACGATGCTGCAACTCCGCCGCGACCACGCAGCGGCAGTCGATGCCGTCTACGGGGAAGTCAGCCAGGAAGTGCTCGACCAGTTTTCCTTGTTCACGGTAGAAACCCAGTACGACAACACCGAAAACTATTTGAAGCGCCCGGACATGGGACGCGTTCTCACCGAGGAAGGCGTGCGCTTGCTTCAGGAGCGTTGCCAAAAGAAGCCGCAGGTACAAATCGTCGTCTCCGACGGCCTGAGTGCCAGCGCGGTCGACGCCAACCTGAAAGACGTGCTTCCCTCCTTGATGGACTCGTTGAAAAGCTACGGCCTGAGTTGCGGGACTCCGTTTTTTGTCAAAGGCGGACGCGTCGCGAGCATGGACCATATCGGCGAGATTTTGGAGCCGGAAGTGCTGGTGCTGTTGATCGGAGAGCGTCCGGGTCTGGTTACGGCCCACTCCATGAGCGCCTACATGTGCTACCGTCCGCGCAAAGGAATGGTAGAGTCCGAGCGCACGGTAATTTCCAATATTCATCGTCAAGGGACGTCGCCGATCGAGGCAGGCGCCCACATCGGTACGATTCTCTCCAAAATGCTGGAGCAAAAAGCAAGCGGTGTGAAGCTGGTCTTGTAA
- the mdh gene encoding malate dehydrogenase: protein MTFRRKKVAVIGSGFTGATTAFIMAQKELADIVLVDIPQLENPTKGKALDMMESSPVLGFDANITGTSDYKDIQGSDIVIITAGIARKPGMSRDDLVATNAAIMRSVAEQVKIYAPNSIVLILSNPVDAMTYTFFKTSGFPKHRVIGQSGVLDTARFRTFVAMELNVSVEDVTGFVLGGHGDEMVPLLRYSYAGGIPLDKLIPQNRLDAIVERTRKGGGEIVALLGNGSAYYAPAAALVEMAEAILKDKKRILPSIAYLEGEYGYHDLYLGVPTLLGGNGIEKVIELDLTASEKAALDKSADSVRAVLKVAMQ from the coding sequence ATGACATTCCGCAGAAAAAAAGTAGCCGTCATCGGCAGCGGCTTTACCGGAGCGACAACGGCGTTCATCATGGCGCAAAAAGAACTGGCTGACATCGTTTTGGTCGATATTCCGCAGCTTGAGAACCCGACCAAAGGAAAAGCGCTGGACATGATGGAGTCTTCGCCGGTGCTCGGCTTTGATGCCAACATCACCGGAACGTCCGACTACAAGGATATTCAAGGCTCCGATATCGTCATCATTACAGCAGGGATCGCCCGCAAGCCAGGCATGTCCCGCGACGACCTGGTGGCGACGAACGCGGCTATCATGCGTTCGGTAGCGGAGCAAGTGAAAATTTACGCGCCAAACTCCATCGTACTCATCCTGTCCAACCCGGTAGATGCGATGACCTATACGTTCTTCAAAACATCCGGCTTCCCGAAACACCGCGTCATCGGTCAATCCGGTGTGCTCGATACGGCGCGCTTCCGCACGTTTGTCGCCATGGAGCTGAACGTCTCCGTGGAAGACGTGACAGGCTTCGTGCTTGGCGGACACGGTGACGAAATGGTGCCGCTGTTGCGCTACTCCTACGCAGGCGGCATCCCGCTCGACAAATTGATCCCGCAAAATCGCCTCGATGCCATCGTCGAGCGCACGCGCAAAGGCGGCGGCGAGATCGTCGCCCTGCTCGGCAACGGCTCCGCCTACTACGCGCCTGCGGCCGCCCTGGTGGAAATGGCGGAAGCGATTCTGAAAGACAAGAAGCGCATCCTGCCGTCCATCGCTTATCTCGAAGGCGAGTACGGCTACCACGACCTGTACCTCGGCGTGCCTACCTTGTTGGGTGGCAACGGCATCGAGAAAGTCATCGAGCTGGATCTGACTGCCTCCGAGAAGGCAGCGCTGGACAAATCGGCTGACTCTGTTCGTGCTGTATTGAAAGTAGCGATGCAATAA
- a CDS encoding haloacid dehalogenase-like hydrolase: MSHTLAKRSFWWLTLLMAAALLAASLPVLAHAATPAPQVFDKGKWAPATYQAVNALIEKNGSKNPAYNAAKKPYVVFDWDNTSIMHDTEEALFVYQINHLAYKLTPEEFGKVIRTNVPEGPFSDAYKNVDGKPVTLDAIASDLVADYTYLYQNYEGLKGSKTLEEVKATEQFADFRAKLYFLYEAINDTHSNTIGYPWVLYLFTNMTIDEVHQLAEVSNDASLGMAIEKVTWTSPKALAGKAGVVKASHTTGLRLTSEVANLMNTLRANGIDVYVVSASLEDVVRVFATLPKYGYNLPSENIIGMRLKTENGLITNVYQPDYPITVGHGKTEVIESVLVKKYGYGPIFIAGDSNGDFEMMTELDSVQLALVVNRVKGGKIGQQAAKAAEQLGKASPTVVLQGRDENTGMWIPSESTIRLGEKEPQLISK; the protein is encoded by the coding sequence ATGTCACACACACTGGCAAAGCGCAGCTTTTGGTGGCTGACGCTGCTGATGGCCGCTGCACTGCTCGCAGCGTCGCTGCCTGTCTTGGCGCACGCGGCAACACCAGCTCCACAAGTGTTCGACAAGGGGAAATGGGCACCTGCCACCTATCAGGCTGTCAACGCATTGATCGAGAAAAACGGCAGCAAAAATCCTGCCTACAACGCGGCCAAAAAGCCGTATGTCGTCTTTGACTGGGACAACACCAGCATCATGCACGATACGGAAGAAGCCCTCTTTGTCTACCAGATCAACCACCTCGCCTACAAGCTCACGCCGGAAGAGTTCGGCAAGGTGATTCGCACCAACGTGCCGGAAGGGCCTTTTTCCGATGCGTATAAAAACGTGGACGGCAAACCTGTCACTCTCGACGCGATCGCAAGCGACCTGGTTGCCGACTACACTTACCTGTACCAAAATTACGAAGGGCTCAAAGGCAGCAAAACGCTGGAGGAAGTGAAGGCAACGGAGCAATTCGCCGACTTCAGAGCGAAGCTGTATTTTCTCTACGAAGCGATCAACGACACACACAGCAACACCATCGGCTATCCGTGGGTGCTCTATCTGTTCACCAACATGACGATCGACGAGGTTCATCAGCTTGCCGAGGTTTCCAACGATGCGAGCCTGGGCATGGCGATTGAAAAAGTAACCTGGACGAGCCCGAAAGCTTTGGCAGGCAAAGCAGGCGTAGTAAAAGCTTCCCACACAACCGGGCTGCGCCTGACTTCGGAAGTGGCGAACCTGATGAACACGCTGCGCGCAAACGGCATTGACGTCTACGTCGTGTCCGCTTCGCTCGAGGACGTGGTGCGCGTTTTCGCCACCCTGCCGAAATACGGCTACAACCTGCCATCGGAAAACATCATCGGCATGCGGCTGAAAACGGAAAACGGGCTGATTACGAACGTGTACCAGCCAGATTACCCGATCACTGTCGGGCACGGCAAAACAGAAGTAATCGAGAGCGTGCTGGTCAAAAAATACGGCTATGGGCCAATCTTTATCGCGGGCGACAGCAACGGTGATTTTGAGATGATGACCGAGTTGGACAGCGTACAGCTCGCCCTGGTCGTCAACCGCGTCAAAGGCGGCAAAATCGGCCAGCAGGCAGCCAAAGCCGCCGAGCAGCTCGGCAAAGCCAGCCCAACGGTTGTCCTGCAAGGCCGTGACGAAAACACCGGCATGTGGATTCCGAGCGAGTCGACCATTCGGCTGGGCGAAAAAGAGCCGCAGTTGATCTCCAAATAA
- a CDS encoding aminopeptidase, with amino-acid sequence MKLIETSKAILTNCMALQANEAFLVVADEPKRELGEVLFEAGKQLGAEAMLMVMKEREKSGQEPPAAVAAAMKSADVVVCVTEHSLTHTKARKEAAANGARLATMPSITADMFLEGAISADYAQVKVLTEKVTELLTAASTVRIEKAGKSLTFSIAGRNGVPSTGMYVNPGESGNLPSGEAYVAPLEGTAEGQIVVDGSISGIGKIDSPLLLTIEKGRITHAEGTSAERLLQILGDQDGRMLGEFGIGTNDKARITGVVLEDEKVYGTIHVAFGSNNTFGGTIVAGVHIDLVVKEPDVYLDDTCIMKNGKLLGQ; translated from the coding sequence ATGAAGCTGATAGAGACGAGCAAGGCTATTTTGACAAACTGCATGGCACTTCAGGCGAACGAAGCTTTTTTGGTGGTCGCGGACGAGCCTAAGCGAGAGCTTGGCGAAGTGCTCTTCGAGGCTGGCAAGCAGCTCGGGGCAGAGGCGATGCTGATGGTGATGAAAGAGCGGGAAAAATCAGGCCAGGAGCCTCCGGCGGCTGTAGCTGCGGCGATGAAAAGCGCCGATGTGGTCGTGTGCGTGACCGAGCATTCCTTGACGCATACAAAAGCGCGAAAAGAAGCGGCGGCCAACGGCGCAAGACTCGCCACCATGCCGAGTATTACGGCCGACATGTTTTTGGAGGGCGCGATCTCTGCCGACTACGCGCAAGTAAAAGTGCTGACGGAGAAAGTGACCGAACTGCTGACCGCAGCCAGCACCGTTCGCATCGAAAAGGCGGGCAAGTCGCTCACTTTTTCCATCGCTGGACGCAATGGCGTGCCGAGCACAGGCATGTACGTCAATCCAGGCGAATCGGGCAACCTGCCGTCGGGGGAAGCTTACGTGGCGCCGCTGGAGGGCACGGCAGAAGGGCAAATCGTGGTGGACGGCTCGATTTCCGGGATCGGCAAAATCGACTCGCCGCTGCTGCTGACGATTGAAAAAGGGCGGATTACCCACGCCGAAGGCACGTCCGCCGAGCGGCTGTTGCAAATTTTGGGCGACCAGGACGGACGCATGCTCGGCGAATTTGGGATCGGGACGAATGACAAGGCGCGGATTACGGGAGTCGTGCTGGAGGACGAGAAGGTGTACGGAACGATTCACGTGGCCTTCGGCAGCAACAATACGTTCGGCGGAACGATTGTGGCAGGGGTGCACATTGATCTGGTGGTCAAAGAGCCGGATGTTTACTTGGACGATACATGCATCATGAAAAACGGGAAGCTTTTGGGGCAGTAA
- the cls gene encoding cardiolipin synthase, giving the protein MLLLEQIVAVITIGNLILAAVLIFMERRNIAATWAWLMVLLFLPGIGFLLYLIFGQRLSKKKLYRLRQGEFSHFRAAVDKQKKLLEQGELQVNDPEMKRHRDMIFMNVVSDGAYYTQDNAVQVFAEGHSLFDLMFRQIEEAKEHVHLLYYIFNDDELGTRLLELLTKKAREGVEVRLLYDAVGSAGVSSRFFRPLVEAGGEVVSFFPSSIPFLNFRVNFRNHRKLTIIDGKSGYIGGFNIGDEYLGKDKKLGYWRDTHLQIEGKAVYMLQARFFLDWNLSAPKRMQESFDYFPEMPEPKGTIGCQIVSSGPNSEKQQIKHAFLKMIYKARHKIYLQTPYFIPDDSMLTALKMAAMSGVDVRVMVPGRPDHLMVFWATHSYLGELLKSGVRCYLYEKGFMHAKTMVVDTQLSSVGTANVDIRSFKLNFETNVFLYDSQMARQLEELFVADLADCREMTVEEYFNRPLRTRMQESLTRLLSPIL; this is encoded by the coding sequence ATGTTGTTGCTGGAGCAAATTGTGGCGGTCATTACGATAGGGAATCTGATCTTGGCCGCTGTTCTCATCTTCATGGAGAGGCGCAACATTGCGGCTACCTGGGCCTGGCTGATGGTTCTTCTGTTTTTGCCGGGTATCGGGTTTCTCCTCTATCTGATTTTTGGGCAAAGACTGAGCAAGAAAAAGCTGTATCGGCTGCGCCAGGGAGAGTTTTCCCATTTCCGTGCGGCTGTCGACAAGCAGAAGAAGCTGTTGGAGCAGGGCGAGCTGCAGGTGAACGATCCGGAGATGAAGCGGCATCGCGACATGATTTTCATGAACGTGGTGAGCGACGGCGCCTACTATACACAGGACAATGCCGTCCAGGTGTTCGCCGAAGGGCACAGCTTGTTCGACCTCATGTTCAGGCAGATTGAGGAGGCCAAGGAGCACGTTCATTTACTCTACTATATTTTCAATGATGATGAACTTGGGACGCGGCTGTTGGAGCTGTTGACGAAAAAGGCGCGGGAAGGCGTAGAGGTCAGGCTGCTCTATGATGCGGTCGGATCGGCGGGCGTCTCTTCCCGGTTTTTCCGGCCATTGGTAGAGGCAGGCGGAGAAGTCGTCTCGTTTTTTCCTTCGTCGATTCCGTTCCTCAATTTCCGGGTCAATTTTCGCAACCATCGCAAGCTGACGATCATTGACGGAAAAAGCGGCTATATTGGCGGCTTCAACATCGGCGACGAATATTTGGGCAAGGACAAGAAGCTGGGGTACTGGCGGGATACGCACCTGCAAATTGAGGGGAAAGCCGTTTACATGCTGCAGGCGCGCTTTTTCCTGGATTGGAATTTGTCCGCCCCGAAAAGAATGCAGGAGTCGTTCGACTACTTCCCGGAGATGCCGGAGCCAAAGGGCACAATCGGCTGCCAGATCGTGTCGAGCGGGCCAAATTCGGAAAAGCAGCAGATCAAGCACGCGTTTTTGAAAATGATCTACAAGGCGCGCCACAAGATTTATTTGCAGACCCCGTACTTCATACCGGACGACAGCATGCTGACCGCGTTGAAAATGGCTGCGATGTCCGGGGTGGACGTGCGCGTGATGGTGCCGGGCAGGCCGGACCACCTGATGGTTTTCTGGGCGACGCACTCCTACCTGGGCGAGTTGTTGAAAAGCGGCGTGCGCTGCTATTTGTACGAAAAAGGCTTCATGCACGCCAAGACGATGGTGGTCGACACCCAGCTTTCCTCGGTAGGGACGGCGAACGTCGACATCCGCAGCTTCAAGCTCAATTTTGAAACCAATGTGTTCTTGTACGATTCGCAGATGGCGCGGCAGTTGGAGGAGCTGTTCGTGGCAGACCTCGCCGATTGCCGGGAAATGACGGTGGAAGAGTATTTCAACCGCCCGCTTCGCACGCGTATGCAAGAATCATTGACGCGATTGTTGTCTCCGATTTTATAA
- a CDS encoding OsmC family protein, which produces MNFEAKEKGFVTHLSYGDLHVSGDEAYGFRPYQLLVSSIAACSGGVLRKVLDKMRMPCTDMKITADVTRNEAEANRVEKIHLHFIITGENLKQERVQKAVEAASKNCPMVQSVKGSIVVTESFELVS; this is translated from the coding sequence ATGAACTTTGAAGCAAAAGAAAAAGGATTCGTCACCCATTTATCGTACGGCGACCTGCACGTCTCCGGCGATGAAGCATACGGCTTTCGCCCGTACCAGTTGCTGGTCTCCTCGATTGCCGCTTGCAGCGGCGGCGTGCTGCGCAAAGTGTTGGACAAGATGAGAATGCCGTGCACCGATATGAAAATCACAGCCGATGTCACACGCAACGAGGCAGAGGCAAACCGCGTCGAGAAAATTCACCTGCACTTCATCATTACCGGGGAAAACTTGAAGCAGGAACGAGTGCAAAAAGCTGTAGAAGCCGCCAGCAAAAACTGCCCGATGGTCCAGTCGGTAAAAGGCAGCATCGTCGTGACCGAGTCTTTTGAGCTGGTTTCCTGA
- a CDS encoding M20/M25/M40 family metallo-hydrolase, with product MQKWQTKEQLVDLLCNLVNIPSVTGSPAEKDLPGYVVDQLRSLPYYQANPDHVRANPTEDGRHFVTALVKKPGVRDTVILVSHFDVVDVEDYGGWMKHAFDPKTLTPLFQQNQADMPAEVQQDLRTGNWLFGRGTMDMKCGLALHMSMIERACAGEFDGNLLLLTVPDEEVNSVGMRAAVPELLKIAAEFDLRYTTVLNSEPMFTRFPGDQNKYLYTGSIGKVLPGFLCYGKETHVGEPFAGLNGNYMASQITCELELNTSFCEVVEGEASPPPTNLIQKDLKKEYSVQIPHRAVTLFNLFLLEKKMEEVVEPLLDAARNVAERIRENYLRHASQFANFAPFSPRDLSISVMTYEELYTYALKTYGEDKLRQLEADVIANRHDKDDRDTTIELVDRLAILCKELSPMIILFFAPPFYPAVSSRNHPLIQKTVAEMEAYAREQHQVTLRKQNYFGGISDLSYVGLQYPAASMQPLVANMPLWDNGYSIPLQELEAFDVPVMNLGPVGRDAHQWTERLDVDYAFDTLKDMLPRCIQSLLQNGQAAKE from the coding sequence ATGCAAAAATGGCAGACAAAAGAACAACTCGTCGATCTCCTGTGCAACCTGGTCAACATCCCGAGCGTGACCGGATCGCCTGCCGAAAAAGACTTGCCCGGTTACGTCGTCGATCAGCTCCGCTCACTGCCTTACTACCAGGCCAATCCCGACCATGTCCGGGCCAACCCGACCGAGGATGGACGGCACTTTGTCACCGCTCTCGTCAAAAAGCCGGGCGTGCGCGACACCGTGATTTTGGTCAGCCACTTCGATGTGGTCGATGTCGAGGATTACGGCGGCTGGATGAAGCACGCCTTTGACCCGAAAACGCTCACTCCGCTCTTCCAGCAAAACCAAGCTGACATGCCTGCCGAAGTTCAGCAAGATTTGCGCACAGGCAACTGGCTGTTTGGCCGCGGGACGATGGATATGAAATGCGGGCTCGCCCTGCACATGTCGATGATCGAGCGGGCGTGCGCCGGGGAATTTGACGGCAACCTGCTCTTGCTGACCGTTCCCGACGAGGAAGTAAACTCTGTCGGCATGCGCGCGGCTGTCCCTGAGCTGTTGAAAATTGCCGCGGAATTTGATTTACGCTACACGACTGTGCTCAATTCGGAGCCGATGTTCACCCGTTTCCCGGGCGACCAAAACAAGTATTTGTACACTGGCTCCATCGGCAAGGTGCTGCCGGGCTTTTTGTGCTACGGAAAAGAAACGCACGTGGGCGAGCCGTTTGCCGGGCTGAACGGCAACTACATGGCCTCGCAGATTACGTGCGAGCTGGAGCTGAACACTTCTTTTTGCGAAGTCGTCGAGGGGGAAGCTTCCCCGCCTCCTACCAACCTGATTCAAAAAGACTTGAAAAAAGAGTACTCGGTGCAAATTCCGCATCGCGCCGTGACGCTGTTCAACCTGTTCCTTTTGGAAAAGAAGATGGAGGAAGTCGTGGAGCCGCTCCTGGACGCAGCGCGAAATGTAGCCGAGCGCATCCGGGAAAACTACCTTCGCCATGCCAGCCAGTTCGCCAATTTTGCTCCTTTTAGCCCGCGTGACCTGTCCATCTCCGTAATGACCTACGAGGAGTTGTACACGTACGCCCTGAAAACATACGGCGAGGACAAGCTGCGCCAGCTCGAGGCAGACGTCATCGCCAACCGCCACGACAAAGACGATCGCGACACGACCATCGAGCTGGTCGATCGACTGGCGATTCTCTGCAAAGAGTTGTCTCCGATGATAATCCTGTTCTTCGCTCCGCCGTTTTACCCGGCTGTCAGCTCGCGCAATCACCCGCTGATCCAGAAAACAGTGGCCGAGATGGAGGCGTATGCGCGGGAACAGCACCAGGTCACTTTGCGCAAACAAAACTACTTCGGCGGCATCTCCGACCTGAGCTACGTCGGACTGCAATACCCGGCAGCCTCCATGCAGCCACTGGTCGCCAACATGCCGCTGTGGGACAACGGCTACTCCATCCCGCTACAGGAGCTGGAAGCTTTTGACGTGCCCGTCATGAACCTCGGCCCTGTAGGCCGCGATGCGCATCAATGGACGGAGCGGCTCGATGTGGACTACGCATTCGACACGTTAAAAGACATGCTGCCTCGCTGCATCCAGTCTCTGCTGCAAAATGGGCAGGCGGCAAAGGAATGA
- a CDS encoding IclR family transcriptional regulator, which produces MVQSIDRAMSIIFVLISDESKTLWSISEIAEKTSLPLSTVHRLISSLMKYGLIQQVPETKQYKVGLTWMEIGLRILDKIDVRAVARTVMEQLAADVRESVYLNIPHGHDAIVLERVESSMTVRSIDNLGERIPLHIGAANKTILANMEPQEAERIVAALIPEPERRRELLLLLPQIRQNGYAVSYGEKTEGTASIAAPIIGYNQRVVGALSIGVPSYRITDELLSTLIERARQSAKEISHKIGALP; this is translated from the coding sequence TTGGTACAATCGATTGACCGGGCAATGAGCATCATCTTTGTCCTGATATCTGACGAGAGCAAAACGCTCTGGTCCATCTCGGAAATCGCTGAGAAAACGTCTCTCCCGCTCAGTACGGTACACCGTTTGATTAGCAGCCTGATGAAGTACGGCTTGATCCAGCAGGTTCCGGAAACCAAGCAATACAAGGTCGGCCTGACCTGGATGGAGATCGGGCTGCGCATTTTGGACAAAATTGATGTGCGGGCAGTCGCCAGAACCGTCATGGAGCAATTGGCGGCAGATGTGCGCGAGTCTGTCTATCTGAATATTCCGCACGGCCATGACGCCATCGTGCTCGAACGGGTGGAAAGCTCCATGACGGTGAGAAGCATCGACAATTTGGGCGAGCGCATCCCGCTGCATATCGGAGCCGCCAACAAAACGATCCTGGCCAACATGGAGCCACAGGAAGCCGAACGGATCGTCGCCGCGCTGATCCCGGAACCCGAGCGCCGCCGCGAACTGCTTCTGCTGCTGCCGCAAATCAGGCAAAATGGATACGCTGTCAGCTACGGGGAGAAAACGGAAGGTACCGCTTCCATCGCGGCTCCCATCATCGGCTACAATCAGCGGGTAGTCGGCGCATTGAGCATCGGCGTCCCCAGCTATCGCATCACCGACGAGCTTTTGTCCACCCTGATTGAGCGGGCCAGACAAAGCGCCAAGGAAATTTCCCATAAGATCGGCGCATTGCCTTAA
- a CDS encoding dimethylarginine dimethylaminohydrolase family protein yields MRFSRAIVRKPGQSYVNGLTTSDLGKPDYALALKQHAAYIEALKQAGLEVTVLEADERFPDSTFVEDTAVLTEKCAVITNPGAESRNGEIEDMKQVLPRFFDTIEYIQAPGFLDGGDVMQVENHFYVGLSTRTNEEGAKQFRDILSKYGYEVTIVPLKEFFHLKTGIAYLGNNTLVLAGEFIDSPVFKDYKHLIVEKEAEYSANCIHINDYVIIPKGYDSTKKQITDAGYQVIELEMSEFQKQDGGLSCLSLRF; encoded by the coding sequence ATGAGATTTTCTCGCGCGATTGTAAGAAAACCGGGGCAAAGCTATGTGAACGGCCTGACGACATCTGATCTCGGAAAGCCGGACTACGCTCTGGCGCTAAAGCAGCATGCTGCTTACATAGAGGCTTTGAAGCAAGCCGGTTTGGAAGTGACCGTGTTGGAAGCGGACGAGCGTTTCCCGGACTCCACATTCGTCGAAGATACGGCTGTCCTGACGGAAAAGTGCGCGGTTATCACCAACCCTGGCGCGGAAAGCCGCAACGGTGAGATCGAGGACATGAAGCAAGTGCTCCCGCGCTTTTTTGACACGATTGAATATATTCAGGCTCCCGGCTTCCTCGATGGCGGCGACGTCATGCAGGTAGAAAACCATTTTTATGTGGGACTGTCCACGCGCACGAACGAGGAAGGCGCGAAGCAGTTCCGGGACATTCTCTCCAAGTACGGCTACGAAGTCACGATCGTTCCGCTGAAGGAGTTTTTCCATCTGAAAACCGGAATCGCCTACCTGGGCAACAACACCTTGGTACTGGCAGGCGAATTTATTGATTCCCCCGTGTTCAAAGACTACAAGCACCTGATCGTGGAAAAAGAAGCGGAGTATTCCGCGAACTGCATCCACATCAACGACTACGTCATCATTCCGAAAGGCTACGACAGCACGAAAAAGCAAATTACGGATGCTGGCTACCAGGTGATCGAGCTGGAGATGTCCGAATTTCAGAAGCAAGACGGAGGATTGAGCTGCCTGTCCCTGCGCTTCTAA